One Coffea eugenioides isolate CCC68of chromosome 2, Ceug_1.0, whole genome shotgun sequence genomic window, CCTCTCCCACATTTATCTCTTCACGGACCAACTTCCAGTTATAAGATGATCAAAGGCAGAAATTTGGGTAGATCTAATTTATTTACGAGATCCATCAACATGGTGCATTGGACGAGATCCATCAAATTTTGAATTACCAACTTCACTGATTCAAGTATTATATGCACAATAAAAATGTGACGAAATTTGGACCGTTAAATCTATTAGAGCAGATCCATCCAAGTTTTTGCTTGCCGTACCCAAATAGAGTACTGTCAATTTCTTTCTTCACTTTATTTTCAGTCTATATCTCTATACATCATCTTGTTGTACTAGTATATCACGTTTTCTCTCCGGCACTCCAATTCTTTTTCCAGGAATAAAGAAGAGATCCCCTGATTTCCACGTGAAAGAAGTTCCTGAATTATTTCGACCTTTAATGTGACGTATCAAATTTCAGATGCcacaacaaaaaaataatacaaaCAAAAATGGAGTTATAATCACTAACTAAAGAGGGCTCTACCCAAGCCAAgggagaggaagaaagaaagaaagaaaagaaagggggtTTTGTTTTGGGCTTTCGTCCAGGGGATTATCCTTCCTTCACTCCTCAGGTACAAGCAGTTTAAACGTTTAGTTGGGATGTGTCTTATATATTGCTAAAAGCGATTTACCACCTCTCTTCAGCAAATGTTAAAAGGGTAAGGTTCGATTAGTTGGCTTTGTAGCAGCAACCACAGATGACTTTTTCCTTACAGAAGAGAGAGAGCCTGATATCATCATATGTGAGACTAAAGAAAGCCAACGAGCTTAAAAGGGTAGAGTACTGAGTTTGAGATTCACTCTGGCAACGCAACCCCCTCTAAAGAATTAGCGACCAAACGCATATCAAAAACTcttaaaaattacaaaaatagtttttgtgGGTAAGCTTAAGGGTGTCTCCCCTGCTGTTGTATTTTGAACGTCGTGGGTTAATATAAGTTGCTTCTTTCGGCAGTCTCTCATCATATTGGTTCAGGAGCAGCAAAAGAAGATCAGTAATAGTATATGCAACAGTAAAGACAATCCGCAACAGGAAATCGAAGAACGAAAAAACAGCAGCAACTCCATTgattcttgaaaagaaaaggaaaaacaaagaatGCTCAGACTAGTGGTATATCAAATTGACAACATCTATACGCACTTAAAATGAAGGGGATCGGATAAAGAATCAAAATCTGTTTCTGCCACTACCACAAAGTAAAATCAATAATCGATTAATAGGGGATGATGGTTTCGAAACAGTGCACCCCATCCAATTCCACGGCGAACCTTGGTCTCCTTTTCTGCTGCAACGGACGATGACGATCACCAGACTTGTTGGCCTCAGGGGATGACGGCATATTTCCTTGTTTGCCTTTGTTCTTGCCGCCAGCATCATCAAGTGACACTAGGCCTGCCGCCTTGCGCTCGGAGGAAAGAACAAGAGGAGACCCTGACCCTGACCCTTCTTCTTGTTGTTGATGGTGGCTTTTAGAAGCACCGGGTGCCCATGACTTTTGGCCGAAGGATTCGGCACAAAGGGCATCAAAAGAACTGAATAAAGACATCAACATGACTTTGATTATGCTTATGCTATCTTCTTcttggcaatttttttttttttgggtttgggAGCAAGACTAATAAAAAGAGGACTGCAACAAAGGGAAAGAGCGGAGAGAGAGAGTTTTAATTCTGCTGACTTTGGAGGAATTGGTTTGTGTGTGGATGCGGTTGTGAAGAAAACAGGGGAGAGAGGTGGTTTATATATGCAGACACGGAAAAGGTACTTCAACTGTTAGTGATGAGAGAGAACTATCCGGAACCCTGAACTTAGACCCCCGAGGCGACGAAGAATGGGAAGTTTCTTTGTTCCCAAGTTTGTCTAATGGCAAAGAACTTTGCGCGTGCCAAGTCAAAATTCAATCAACAGCGAGTCTGGAAAGCGCTCCAACCAACTGGAGAACCCTTTGTCATGGTTGTatactttctttattttctgtTTTGACAGGCGGGACGTGGCTAGTTTTCTTTGGCTGatgtttttatttaaaaatatatatatatatatatatatacatatatattcaATATTCAGACAGTGGATGAGCAATTTGATTCTTTCCATAATTGTTAGATCCCGATTTACCATCTACAATCCGGATCATGGCTAATGATTCATCAAAAATTAACCTTAAATTAATAAGATCAATAGGATCATGATTCGGATAGTAGAATTCTATGATCCTGAGTCAAAACGGATGCGGGACCTCACCGTGCTTTCCATCGCATCTTCGATGAGTCCGGACTACAACTATTatattaattgaataattggatttgatttttACTAGTTTATCTCAAAATTAATACCTGCTCTACTAATAGAAAGaagaattatttatttaaaataaacaaTCCAACCGACCATTGCCTGGCAGTAGCAAGAAAGGCACCACTTGCAGTAGAAGCACCGAGTCCGAGTCAAACACGGAGGTCAAAGTCGCGTTGTCCGGCCGGCGTTCGTGACCACTCACCACTGACCTGGCCCTCCGTTCCCGCCCCCCCACTTGCTTGCTCTGCACGCAGCCCACTATTTGACGCCACTTGCTAATTTCTGTTCGGAGcgattttacattttctttcaACCATGTTTGCTTAAAATCAAGTCACACTTGCAAATATTTatttcacttaaaaaaaaatgaaatactactactactacttacTTATATACATTTTTCATTTGGCCTACGAATTGACAACTGCTCCTGTGTTTATGTAATATATACAAACAAAAGCTAACACAAGAAGAGCCCATCCGAATTAGTGGTGGTGATTCACGGGAGGTCATTTTTAGTGGTGACTTACAGCTGAATTACCTCTCTAATTTTTCGCATGGAAAATTCCTGCGAAGGACCCATCCGAATGGATTAGTAGAGTGATTTCACGCAAACCACAGGTTTCTTTTCGCATTATTTTCCTACAGATGGTCCGGAAGTTGAGGTGATAGCGATTCAACACTGGTCCGTCGATCCACAACAAAAGCTTGACAATCCTCTAATATCTACTACTACTATGACAACATTTGGAATCTCaaatcctctctctctctcaacaaGAACATTCGAGGACTCTCCATGGGACACATCTCTCGTCCAAAGTTAAAAGACTGTGTAAAGGTAGCAAGAATAATAATTTCATCACTGCTGCAACTGATCGCTCAAACCCTATAAAACTCGGTTCATTTGGCGATAATTTCATTCTGATACATCCTTCCCAACTACGCAGCGTCTGAAACAACCGACTCTTTTTTCTAACGCAAGGCGCTTACTTAACCAACTTCAAACTCTCATACCTCAGTCGCATTGTGCTTCAGTCAAATCACGGTAGAAATACCGGAAGATATTCAATTATTTTCCAGAAAAACATCGGTCCAGTTGTGCTACAGTTAAACCATGGTTGCAATAcaggagtttttatttttttttaaaacacgAATAAACCAGAGACACCTGAGAGAAGGGTAGGGTACTTGATGCTTGTTTGGTACAAACATACACAGCGAATCCCTCCTCTCATCAAGTAACGTTGCAAGACGAGACCACCATTACCTGGTGAATCCGATATTCACTGTAAGAAGTTTAGTCTGAGCCCATCTCTTCTTCAGGTACATCCACTTCAATCCCACAATCACCACCACACACAGGCTTTGGCTATTAATACCACAGATTCACAATATGTGCTAAAAATCTCGCTTCTTAAAGAAAACCAATATATTCAGTCTCTTCTCACTAGGTGAAGTTTCAATATGGTGGACTGCGATCAATGAGTTTTCATTTGCCCTAAACATGGCCACAAAACCATGATGATGCCCTTATGCTAAGGTTTTCAGTTTGACAATCATGTAATGACGCTAGTGCAGGCATCTTATCAAGAGAAAGATCTTGGTTAAACGCTATCATACTAGCCCCCACAACTTTCACATAGCCGAAGAAATCCCCTTAAATGACGAAAGGAATGAAACTGCATCTCCTCAAGAAAACCGCAAAGGGGTCACAAAAGCCATCATCAATCACTAAGGAGGGCCAGGAAGAATATagaattgaaataaaaaatcgtAATGAAAAGGTGATCACATCCACTATGTTTGTTTgctaaacaataaaaaaaatcaactaaaccaACAGAATTACTGCAGGGACTTGTCTACTTGGTCCATGCCCAAGTTCAAGTAAACCGTGTTTTATTTCTTGGGAAAGTTCATTTCTGGTCCATTAAATAATGGTTCAATGAAGAGCATAAAACATACTAAAAAAGCAATTTTATAACCCACTTCCCAGGAAAAATGAGCTGCATACAGTTCTAAGCAGCTTGGTAAAAAGTAATAGGGTGGAAAGTTTGCAAAAGAAGCCAGCAAATAATAAAGTCACAATTGCAGATAAACTAAGTCCAACGGTAAAACAAATCCAACGGTAGCATGGGCGTGAAAATCTAGTCCACAATACAAGTGAATTCGGGTAAAACAAAGGCCAATATAATGACAGAATGCGAGAAATAATAAGTGAATTCCggtaaaacaaataaaatgacAGAATGCGAGAAAATCATGGGTGTGAAAATCTAGTCCACAATACAAGTCCAACGGTAGCATCACTAAGATGTTGCATAGTTCGACAATTAATCTCAACAACATGGAAGATTAGGAAACTACTTTGAACAGTTGTTTCAGGGCATGATAATAAGTGGAAATAAGTTGCATTTTATGCTATAAGACAAGAAGCAATTAGCAAGAAAGAAGGGAACATTCCACGAGGTCAACACCCAACTGGAACAACGAAAACCATCCCAAATATAATCACAAAAGAAAATGCTtcaatggatgaaaatatagaACACTTTTTGCATCATAGTTATCCGATCAGTAACTGACATCATAAAAGTAAATCAGAATCATCTTTAAATAACATAAAAGTATACCAAAAAACTTCCAACTGGTTGATCCTAATTCTTTTCTTCTAAGAGAATAAGCTTGAGAAACACCTAATCAAACAAGCTGAATCCCATATCATCATCACTCTCTTCCTTGGGCTCCTCCTGAAAAAATGACATTTGCCCATTTAATATCGTCAATTTTGCTCCCTATGAGTACGACTACAGTGTACTACTGCTATCGGTTTTGATAAAGTTAAAACTACACATAGGCAACAAATAGTACAAAATAAAGGTACCTTCTTCTCCTCTGCGGCGGGAGCAGCGGCGGCAGGGGCAGCACCACCAGCGCCGGCAGAAGCGGCAACGGCGGCAGGGGCAGCACCACCGCCGCCACAGCCAACGTTGACGATAAGATCATCGATGTTCCTCTTCTCGCAGAGCTTGGCAAAGAGACTAGGCCAGTAGGATTCCACGGTTAAATTCGCAGCCTTCACCAATGTAGCAATCTTCTCTGCCTGTGAAAAAACGCACTAACAATTAAAATAAAGCTCACAGAATAACACATCCGAAAAAAAAACCCGAAAAAACCAATGTCGAATGAAGAGaagagaataaaagaaaagaaaggttaCAGTGACAGGAATGCCATCGTCGTGGAGAATCAAAGAAGCGTAGGTGCAGCCGAGCTCTCCGACCGACATCTTTTTCCCTGATGATAAAATTGATCTGCAGAGAACGTACGAGAATGAAAATTCAAGAATTAATCGAAACAAAACAAACGACCCAAAATGGCGGAAGCAAAGGGTTTATTAATTTTCTCTGCTCACCACCTGACGACTGCGGACGGGGACCGGGGGTTAGGCCGTTGGGTTTAGGTGGTGCGGTGATTCGCCGAGTTCGGGACGTTTATAGTATCGCAATTAGGGCACACCACAATTCAAGAGATGGGCAGTCTTGAGAGATACGGGCTCCTTTTAACCATTGGGCCTACTTCAAAGCGGGCTAACCTTTGTACTCCTTTAACCATGGGCCCATTGCAAAAGAAATAGCTgtgacacacacacacacactaaagcacattaaaaaaatgcaaaagaatgCTAAAATTCCAAGGGGCAAATGCAAGCGATTAATTATGACAACTGAAGTAAAATATACCTGCAGAACATGACGGCGGAATGGGTATATATATGGCTTATAAGGCCTATCATACACGCAGCAACAAAATcgttttctcatttttttggATGGAAAACCTACCGAGTACGACCAAGTGGTAATTATTAATCATAAAAGGGATGGCACACAACTAGTAATTATTGAAATAGTAGTAGAAGGCTAACGCaaacacaaaaataaagtcAAAGGACCACATATTACCGTCTATATTTCTTGCATGGATATTAAAGCAGGTACCCTATGGGCACCGCTAAAGTATATTTCAGGTgttagatttttagaaatattaGGATTAATTAGGTAAAGCGTATAAATGTGAGAGgattaattaggaaaagtgtATAGCTGGAAGAAAAAGTAGTAATTGTTGGTATGCGTATATACATGGTAAGTTAAATAGAATGTAAGTATGTTAACAAGTGTTCATAGTGTACCTCttacaaaaatccaaaaaagaaaaagaaaaag contains:
- the LOC113761649 gene encoding 60S acidic ribosomal protein P1, with product MSVGELGCTYASLILHDDGIPVTAEKIATLVKAANLTVESYWPSLFAKLCEKRNIDDLIVNVGCGGGGAAPAAVAASAGAGGAAPAAAAPAAEEKKEEPKEESDDDMGFSLFD